Proteins encoded within one genomic window of Flavobacterium sp. NG2:
- a CDS encoding Crp/Fnr family transcriptional regulator, with the protein MSKCEQCIVREFSSLKALNKNELLQIADCKTSYSVKKGEHLFEEGETVNGIYCIKDGVCKLSKLSANGKDQIVKLIKPGELLGQRSMISDEPANLSAVALEDMEVCFIPKAEILGFFDKNNQFSMNVMKSICGDLKEADDHTVSMAQKPVKSRLAETLLHLETNFGKNNDGSLHIQLSREELGGMIGTATESCIRLLSDFKKLGLIELDGKKILLKDHKGLKKIAE; encoded by the coding sequence ATGAGCAAATGTGAACAATGTATCGTTAGAGAATTCAGCTCACTCAAAGCGTTGAATAAAAATGAACTATTACAAATTGCAGATTGTAAGACTTCTTATAGTGTCAAAAAAGGCGAGCATTTGTTTGAAGAAGGTGAAACTGTGAATGGTATTTATTGTATCAAAGACGGTGTTTGTAAATTATCTAAACTTAGTGCTAACGGTAAAGACCAAATTGTCAAACTAATCAAACCTGGAGAATTATTGGGTCAACGCTCGATGATTAGTGATGAACCTGCTAATTTGAGTGCTGTAGCCCTTGAAGACATGGAAGTTTGTTTTATTCCAAAAGCGGAGATTTTAGGTTTCTTTGATAAAAACAATCAATTCTCAATGAATGTGATGAAAAGCATTTGCGGTGATTTGAAAGAGGCCGACGATCATACTGTATCGATGGCTCAAAAACCTGTCAAATCCAGACTTGCTGAAACTTTATTGCATCTAGAAACCAATTTTGGAAAAAATAATGATGGCTCTTTACACATTCAGCTGTCAAGGGAAGAACTTGGCGGCATGATTGGAACAGCTACTGAAAGTTGTATCCGCCTGCTATCTGATTTTAAAAAATTAGGTTTAATTGAATTAGACGGAAAAAAAATACTTCTTAAAGACCATAAAGGATTGAAAAAAATAGCGGAATAA